The Flavobacterium faecale genomic sequence TTTGACAAAACCAAAAATCCAGCATTTGAAAATGCAGAGGCCTACTATTATGTTGCTCTAAAAAACAATAAAATTGTCGGTCGTATTGCTGCTATCATCAATTGGGAAGAAGTAAACAATCAGCACAAGAACAAGGTTCGTTTTGGCTGGTTTGATGTTATTAATGACATTGAAGTAACCAAGTTGTTATTAGAAAAAGTGTATGAATTAGGTCGAAAAAACAAATTGGAATACGTTGAAGGACCTATGGGTTTTTCTAATCTTGACAAAGTTGGCGTACTAACGGAAGGTTTTGATCAAATGGGGACCATGGTTACCTGGTACAATCACCCGTATTATGCAACTCACTTTGAAAAATTGGGGTTTGTAATGGAAAAGGAATATATAGAAAGTAAATTTCCTTTCGAAAATGTAAAATTAGAATACTTTGACAAAGCCCAAGAACTCATCAAAAGAAGGTATCAATTAAAGGAATTAAACTTCAAGAAAACTAAAGACGTTTTGCCTTATGTTGACAAAATGTTTGATTTATTCAACGCTTCTTATGCCAATTTATCCTCGTTTGTAGCTATTACAGACGTTCAAAAAGAATATTTCAAGAAAAAATACATCAGTTTCATTAATCCGGAATACATTAAATTTGTAGAGGATAAGGATCATAATTTGGTTGCTTTTGCAATCGTAATGCCTAGTTTTTCTAAAGCCTTGCAAAAAGCGAATGGAAAGCTATTCCCTTTTGGTTTTTATCATTTGTTAAATGCGAGAAACAATAGCAAAGACGTCACTTTTTACTTAATCGGTGTACATCCTGATTACCAAAGTAAAGGTGCACATGCCATTATTTTTAAAGAATACCATACCACTTTTACTCAAAAAGGCATCCAAAATTGTATTCGTACGCCTGAACTAGCCGATAACCATGCTATTCACGCCATTTGGAAAAATTTTGACCCTAAGATTACCTGTAGAAGAAAAACATTTAAAAAAGACCTATAATAGTAGCTTATTATCAAGGTTGTTGACATTCTATATTGCTATTTTTAATGTATTGGCAAATCTCTGAAAAGATAACAGCAACAACTAGTTTTCGTAGCAGAAAGCGCTGCAACCTGCTAAAGCAGTAGTAATTACTAAAAACAAAAAAAACCATTAGCCCCCACTAATGGTTTTAAAATATTAAATAATCAGAAAGCTATTCTTTACAATCAATTTTATTGTAAACTACATTTCCGTCATATTTAATTTTACTTTTATCTTTGAATGCTACTTTACCGTTCATTTCAACTGTCGGGCCATATCCTTCAATTAAAGTAGTCGCATCTTTTTTCAAAAAAGCAACCTCTTTTATGCTTGTTTTTCCTTCAGACTGAAATTTGTAATCAGCATAAATGGTATCTCCTTTCACATTACCCAGTATAGTTCCAAAACTTTTATCTTTTTGTGCATACGAATAATCCAATTCACCTGTAAACTCATTGATACTGTTAATATCAACTGTTAGTGTGATAGTGTCTTTTTCGATAATAGCTTGAAAACATTCCTTAGTTATTGTTTCCAAGGGCGCTTCGACAACTACTGGTGCGATTACAACTTCTTCTTTTGAACTATTTTTACAAGATGATAGCAAGGCTACAAATGCTACTGTACTTAATAGGTATATCGTTTTCATGGTTATAGTATTATTGGTTTATACATGCAAAGTTATCTATAAACCACAAAAGCCATTCATACAATGAATGGCTTTTGTTATATAATTCCCATGAGGGATACTACTATTCTACTTCGGCAGCGTCTAAATCAACTTTTGTTTTACTTGCAATTTCTTTGTAAGTACCATTTACTAATTTTTCGCGAATAGCTTCAAAAGAAGTTAATGTAAGATCAATATCAGATAAAGAGTGAGATGCAGTTGGAATAACACGCAACAAAATAATTCCTTTTGGAATTACAGGATAGATCACAATAGAAAGAAAGATACCGTAGTTCTCTCTCAAATCATTCACCATCACCATAGCTTCTGGCACACTACCTTCAAGATATACAGGTGTTACACAAGTATTTGTATCACCAATATTAAATCCTTTAGATTTTAATCCGTTTTGCAATGCATTTACGTTTTCCCAAAGTTTGTCTTTCAATTCTGGGTGGTTACGCAACAATTCCAAACGTTTCAACGAACCAATTGTTTGAATCATTGGCAACGCCTTTGCAAACATTTGTGAACGTAAATTATATTTTAGGTAATCGATAATTTCTTTATCTGCAGCAACAAAAGCTCCAATATTTGCCATTGATTTTGCAAAAGTAGAGAAATAAACATCGATTTCATCTTGAACTCCTTGCTCTTCACCTGCTCCAGCACCTGTTTTACCAAGGGTACCAAAACCGTGTGCATCATCAACTAGTAAACGGAAATTGTATTTCTTTTTCATTTCTACAATTTCTTTCAACTTACCTTGTTGACCACGCATTCCAAACACACCTTCAGTAATAAAAAGAATACCTCCACCTGTTTCCGACGCTATTTTGGTAGCACGTTGCAGGTTTTTCTCCATACTTTCAATGTCATTGTGTTTGTATGTAAAACGTTTACCAGCATGCAAACGAACTCCGTCAATAATACAAGCGTGTCCATCTACATCGTATACAATTACATCATTTCTTGTTACCAAAGCATCAATAATAGACACCATTCCTTGGTAACCGAAATTCAATAAATACGCTGACTCCTTCATTACAAAAGCAGCCAATTCATTTTCTAGTTGTTCATGGTATTTTGTGTGACCACTCATCATACGAGCACCCATAGGAGCAGCTGCGCCAAATTCTAAAGCCGCATCAGCATCTGCTTTACGTACTTCAGGATGATTAGCTAGACCTAAATAGTCATTCAAACTCCAGTTCAAAACTTCTTTCCCTTGAAACTTCATTCTTGGTCCTAAATCACCTTCTAATTTTGGAAATACAAAGTAACCCTCTGCTTGTGAAGCCCATTTTCCTAAGGGACCTTTATTGTTCTGAATTCTTTCGAATAAATCTTTTACCATAATATCTCTAGTAATAATTTTAATTTTAAGCGTTTGCAAAAATAAATATTTAAATTTTATTACCACCTTATAACCTCATTTATTTTTCGGTTAGGTACACCTATCACTGCATTTTAAAAGAATCACACTACTTTTTACCTATAATATAAGGAAGAAAACGCACGTTTAAGTTTTAAAAACAGGCACTTCTCTACCGATTTGAGTACCGATTATTTTAAAGCGATGGTGCAAAAACCACAAAACAGAAAATTATTGATTCCACAGCACCTATATATGTAACCTAAAATGCTCCTTTCTTTTATAAAACTAAGTCTTCAAACAAACGCGCTGTTGTTCGATCCAAATCGTCACACAAACCAGGATGTGGTCTTGATGTTTGAATTACAGAACTACGCAAAGCAGTCAACCATCTAAATCGTGACGGAATATCCATCATAGCGATTGGGCCACCGTCTTTGGTACCATGACCTACTTTTTCAAAGGCTGAAATGTTAGCTACAATCTGTTCTACATCTGCTTCTGCAGACATTGCCAAGATTTTTTCGACCGCCACATGATGCAGTACCTTAATATACTTTGCTTTTTTGCAGAAAACTATTATTCCAACATTAAGAAACTCTTCGCGCTCTACCCTTGGTACAACCCGAATTACGGCATACTCATATAAGTTTTTCTCTTGCATCTTGGGCTTCCTTAACAAAGTTATCTGAATGTTTTAATCGAATGGATAGAAACTGAAAATAGACCTCTCTCAATTCTTCTGGGGTAGCTTCTACATCTTCCCATTGCAACCACTCTATCGGAATAAGTTTTACTATTTCGAGCAAAACTTCATCGGTCAATATGGCCTTAAAAGCTGTATCAACGGCGGCAAGTTGCGCTGCTTGTGGCAACAGAACATGATCCTTGATAAGGGCAAACGGACTCTGAGCATGCTTTTCCCAATTGGTCCAAGAATGATGAAAATACAAACTTGCACCATGATCAATCAGCCACAGCTCTTTGTGCCAAATCAACATATTGGTATTTCTAAAAGTACGATCTACATTGGTAATAAAGGCATCCAACCATACTATTTGAGAGGCCATAAGCGGCTCTACCGTTGTAACCACTGGATCAAAATTGATGGCTCCAGACAAAAAATGCAAGGCCAAATTAAGACCTTGACTTCCTTGAAGCAAATCCTGAATTTCTTCGTCAGCTTCAGTACGTCCAAACGCTTCTTCAAGATTAGCATACACCAATTCTGGAATTCTTAATTTCAGCACACGGGCGATTTCACCTCCGATTAATTCGGCAATCAATGCTTTTACACCGTGACCTGCTCCTTTAAACTTAAGAACATATTTAAAATCATCATCAGCCTCGGCCAAAGCTGGCAAAGAACCTCCTTCTCGCAAAGGTGTGATGTACCGCGTCACATTGACGGTACGAAGATTGAATTTGCTTATCATATTCGAAATAAATTGAACTACAAACTTACAAATAAGAAAAGTGGTATTTGATGACTATCGGGATCATTTTTTATTTCAAAAAAAAGAAAAAAGCAAGACTATTACAATGCTAGTAAGAAAATCAGGATTATTTTATAAAAAATTTAAGATTCTAGCCTTTCCAAAAATTTTTATCCTTAGACATTAATCGTGTATCTTTGAGCAACATTCATAAAAAACACAATGTCACAAAGCGATACAGAATTAAAACTAGCCGTACTTATAGATGCCGATAATGTTCCCTACAGCAATGTAAAAGGAATGATGGAAGAAATCACCAAATTTGGTACCCCAACAACCAAGCGTATTTATGCCGATTGGACCAAACCAAATGCCAATGGATGGAAAAGTGTTTTGCTAGAACACGCCATAACCCCCATCCAACAATACAGTTACACCGTTGGGAAAAACTCCTCAGACTCTGCGATGATTATCGATGCCATGGACCTATTGTATTCGTACAAAGTAGATGGATTTTGTATTGTCTCTAGTGATAGCGATTTTACACGTCTGGCCATTCGATTAAGAGAAGGTGGAATGAAAGTAATTGGAATTGGAGAAAAAAAGACGCCAAACTCTTTTATCGTTGCTTGTGATAGATTTGTTTACATCGAAGTTTTGGATGGTGCAATCAAGAAGAAGACGAAAAAACCGGCTACCTCATCAAACAATACAGCGACTGTAAACACCAAAAAACAAGCTCCTGCCAAAACACTTAATACCATTGACATTCAAACTATTGATCTTATCGAAGATACCATTGAGGATATTGGCGATGACAGCGGTTGGGCATTTTTGGGAGATGTAGGAAACCTAATTGTAAAGAAAAAACCTGAATTTGACCCAAGGAACTATGGTTTTTCTAAACTAACTCCGATGTTAAAATCGCTGACCGATATTTTGGAAATCGACGAAAGAGATTCAGATAAAAAAGGAATTAAACATGTTTATGTTCGTCTAAAAATCAACTAAAAATTTGTCAACTTTTATAATTTTCGCATGAGAAAGCAATTTTTTATCCTTGGTTTTACGCTTTTAATTATTACCGCATTGGTATACTATTATTTAAAGATTGGATTTCTACTCCTAGTAATTCTACCAATTCTATTAGTGATAGGTTACTACAATAGTGTTCAAAAAAAGCACGCAATTTTGCGAAATTTCCCTGTATTGGGCTACGCTAGGTATTTATTCGAATTGATTGCACCTGAAATTCAGCAGTATTTTATTGAGCGCTCTACCGATGGAAAGCCTTTTTCTAGAAACGAACGATCGCTAGTGTACCAACGTGCAAAGAATATTGACTCCAATACTCCTTTTGGGACACAATTGGATTTAAACCAAAATCATTACGAAGGTATAAAGCATTCCATTTTTCCATCTGTAGTAAATGAAGACTTGCCTCGTGTGTGGGTTGGAGGCGCAGACTGCAAACAACCGTACCATGCTTCATTACTCAATATATCAGCAATGAGTTTTGGCTCTTTGAGTGAAAATGCTATCATGGCGCTCAACAAAGGAGCGCAAAAAGGACACTTTTATCACAATACGGGTGAGGGTGGTTTGACCGAATTTCATTTGCAAGGTGGTGATATTACTTGGCAAATCGGAACGGGCTATTTTGGTTGTAGAACGGCCGAAGGAACATTTGATGCAGGGAAATTCTCTGAAAAATCAAATTTACCGAGCGTGAAAATGATCGAAATTAAACTCTCACAAGGAGCAAAACCAGGTCATGGTGGTGTATTGCCAGCAGCAAAAAACACAGAACAAATTGCAAAAATAAGAGGAGTACAACCCAATATCACTATTTTTTCGCCACCCTCTCATTCTGCTTTTAAAGATTCGAAAGGATTAATTTCGTTTATAAAAGAACTTAGAACGCTTTCTAACGGTAAACCAATTGGTTTCAAGCTTTGTATTGGTGATACCGCCGAATTTGAGTCCTTATGTATCGAAATGATTGCAGCAGATTGCTACCCTGATTTCATTACAGTTGACGGAGCCGAAGGAGGAACTGGAGCCGCACCTTTGGAATTTTCAGACGGAGTAGGAATGCCATTTGAACCGGCATTAATTTTTGTAAACAAAACGTTGATTGCTTACAAAATTAGAGACAAAATTAGAGTAATCGGAAGCGGAAAAATCATTTCGGGTTATGCTGTTTTACGAGCCATTGCCTTAGGTGCAGACTTGTGCAATAGCGCAAGAGGATTCATGTTTTCATTGGGATGCATCCAAGCGCTACGTTGCCACAATAATCAATGCCCAACTGGTGTAGCAACACAAGACAAAATGCTGATGAAAGGTTTGGTCGTTACTGATAAGTTTGAAAGGGTTTTTCATTTTCATAAAAATACGTTACATGCCGCAAATGAGTTACTGGCAGCAACTGGAAAAACTAGCTTTGCCGATATGGATATTAGCATTTTTATGCGAGGAGACGAATTCAGCCATTTATCTGACTTATATTTTCCTGATAATTTAAGGAAGCATACAACTCTTCAATAATTAAAAGTTATAAGAATAAAAAAAACTGCTGCACTTAATTGTTTCTCTAATTAAGTACAGCAGTTTTTAATTTTAATAGTAGTTCTCTACAACTTTAAAAACTAAAGTTAATTGTTATTTTGCACTAGCGGCTAAACACTTTGTAATGGTTTTGTATAATAACCTTTTGTCTATTGGTTTACTTAGATAAGCATCCATACCTATCTCTACTACTCGGGCTTTTGTCGCCTCCATAACATCGGCAGTAACAGCAATAATTGGTACATCTTTGTTTTCTTTGCCTACACTACCATTTCGAATAGCAATTGATGCTTCATACCCATCCATAACCGGCATTTGTAGATCCATTAAAACAAGGTCTATCTTCTCTTTTGTAAATGCATTAAGCCCTTCCAGTCCATTATTAGCAAAAATTACGTTGGTATTTTTCCATTGTTTAATGATCATTTTAATAATAACTTGATTCATCTTATTGTCCTCAACCACCAAAATCGTTTTCCCTTTTAAATCATAATCAATAGTCTCAACCACTTCTAGCAAAGGCTTTTCTATTTCTACAACTTCGAAGTCTACAAAAATCTCGCAAGATGTACCCTCACCTACTTTACTATCAATTTTAAATTCCCCTCCCAACATATCAACTAGATTTCGAACTAAATACAACCCAAGACCTAAACCTCCAAATTTTCGTTTATTATTTGTTTTATATTGAGAAAAAGAATCAAATATTTTACCCATTTTTTTCTCGCTAATACCTATTCCAGAATCAGATACACCTACAATTATGGTAATCTTACCTTTATTAACTTTTGTAACCGATAGTGACATCGTAACAGATCCAACTGGAGTAAATTTTAATGCATTATCAATTACATGATTAATAATTTGCAGATATTTCTTTTTATCTCCAGACACCAAACTAGGAAGCACATCTGAATGATTGAAAATGAATTGCAATCCTTTTTCTTCGGCTCTAGCCTGTGCAATTTGTTTTAAACTCAAAATAGCATCTAATGGATCAAACGTAACATTTTCCACTTTAAGCTCGTGTTTTTCGATTTTAGTAAAATCTAATATATCATCAATAGAATTTAGTAAATTTTCTGAAGAATTTTGAATACTAATACATTTTTCTAAGATGTCATTATCTTTGGTTTTTTCAAGAATATTTTCGTTGTAATTCATAATAACATTCAAAGGCGTTCGCAATTCGTGACTTATATTACACAACAGGTAACATTTTAAATCTCTCATCTCCTGCGCTTTTGACAGCGTATCTTGAGCAAGCATTTTCTTCGTTTTTCTTAAATTAAAAAGATAGAAAACCTCCTTAATCGTAAACAAGACTATTGTTATTGCAATCCCTATTTTGGTGCTTTCTTCAACTAAAAAACTGGAAGACAATACAGCGTATATTTTTAGAGTATAAATACCATAGCTCATTCCTAATACTGCAATTCCGAGGATGAAGAACAATTCTATCGATCGAAATTTATTTTTGAAGCAAAACATGGCAATTACAATTAAAACAAAAATAAAAAAACCAAGTACATTTGCTATCATCAATAACACGTTTAATGACTGTGGAAACAATAAACCAAGTGGCAGCAGTACTATATTAATAGTATAAAAAAGTTGAAACAGAAAATATAATTTTTTATTATTGCGCCTAACTAGCAGCGTTGACTCAGCAAATTTCCCCAAAAATATACCAGTAAAGACAATTGCCATCAAAAATATTTCAGTCACGATAGCATCATTAAATACAGTAAAATATTTCGAAAAATAACCATCCATTATAAAAGGTAAGAAACCGGAAGCCAAGATGAAACTTGACAAAAATAAGATCTTAACACTACGTAACGCAAAAAACAAGAAAAACATAAAAATCGAAAATTGTAATACTAAACCGTAAAAAAGACCATCTCTAAACTCTAGATGAACCATTTTTTTGTAAAAGTGATTATAACTATGTAATACCAAGGGTACTGCAATTACTTTTCCACCAGATTTGTAATGTACATACAAGCTCAATCGATCAGCTGGCTTGATGACCAAGCTAAAAAGAACCTCCTTGCTTTCTAGTACTTTAGTTGAGCTATGAATAGAAGAACCACTGATTGATTTCACTATTTTTTTTGTCCTTTCATCTACAATATACAATTCTACTTGTTGTGATGATGGCAGTGCCGTTTGAAGCAAATATCTTAATTTATTTTTGGTGTTATTTTGAACTGAAACTTGTGCCCAATAATTATCCTTTGAAAATCCGTAGTACACATCATGTAACAAATGTTGCTTGGACTTAACCGTATCAAATTGCGCAATAGCTGACTGAATATCAAGAGTTAAATCGTTTACGTTGATCACTTTTGCAAATTTTTGCAAGTTTACCATTTCAGGACATTTTTCACCTTCAAATATATATTGAGAAAATCCGCTTAGCGAGAATAATAATAAGGTAGCAAGTACAATTCGTTTCATAAAAAAAATTATCAGTGAACTATTTCAATTTAATAATGAACAAAGATAAACGTGTATTGCAGTTGATAGTAAAACTATCGACGAGACGACAATTAGCTATCGACGAACTGTAAAACACTGTAGATAATACGTTTAATAAACGCTTAAAACCCATTCGGCGAAGGAAAAAACACGACAAACTACATGATTTTAAAAAAAAAATCCCTGTAAACATATACGCATCTACAGGGACAAACCATTATTTTTTAATTAGTTATTAAGCAGAGAGGTCTTTAACATACGTCAACTGCAAACTTTTGGATATAGCCTCAAACAGCGTTTCTTTTTTAATAGGTTTGGTTAAATAATCATTCATTCCAATTTCAAAAGCCCTATTTTTTGTTGATTCCATCACATCAGCCGTAACTGCAATTATAGGTACATTGGCATTATACAACCCAGCAACACCATTCCGTATCGCAATTGTAGCCTCATAACCATCCATAACCGGCATTTGTAAATCCATCAAAACGACATCTATGGTCTGTGTTGCAAAAGCATCCAAAGCTTCTTGACCATTATTTGCAAAAACAACTGTGGTATTACTCCACTTTTTTAGAATCATATTAATCACCATTTGGTTGATCGAATTATCCTCAACGACCAAGATGGTTTTTCCTTACATATCATATAACTGGGGTTGCTCCTGCACAACTTTTATTTTTCCATTTTGTGTTAAAGGAAACTCTAGCGTAATCACACAACAAGTTCCTTTATTGACATAACTTGTCATATTAACAGTTCCGTTTTGCATGTTTACCAATGTTTTCACGATATACAGTCCCAAACCAAGTCCGCCAAACTTCCTTTTATTATCCACATTATTTTGACTGAAGGAATCAAAAATCGTCTCCATTTTATCTTTCGAAATTCCGACACCAGAATCTGAAACCGTTAGAATAAAACTTGCTTTTGAATCTGATTTTTGCACGGCTTCTATTTCGAATTTCACAAAACCTTCTGAAGTAAATTTTATAGCATTACTAATCACATTATTCAATACCTGAACCAAACGTGTCTCATCACCGGAAACCATTTCTGGAAAATTACCTCTCTTTTTAAATATAAATTCCAAGCCTTTATCTTTTGCACGAAGCTTAGCGCTGTCTTTGACTTGCTCCATGACCAACAAGGGATCAAAATCAACCGTATCCATCTTTATTTCTTTCTTTTCTATTTTCGAAAAATCTAAAATATCATTCACAGAGCTCAGTAAACTATGAGAAGAGTATTTGATTACTTGGCAATTCTTTTTTATACTTTCATCAACTACTTCACTAGAAACAGAATCAATTAAATTTAGGATCGCATTCAAAGGGGTGCGCAATTCGTGGCTAATATTCGATAAAAAATAAGTTTTTAAATCGCTCATTTCTTCCGCTCGAACCAAGGCCAAACGGTTTAACTCATTTCGCTCATTGCGGAGATTTCGAATTAAATTGGCCATAGATAAGGATAGAAAGATAACCTCTAGCCCTGTTCCAAATTTCGAACTATTTTGAACCAAGAAATTATTAGGCATCAAACCAAAATTATTCAAAATAAACACCCCAAAACCAAGTATTAAAAACAAAATACCAAAGGCAAAAAAGGCATCTACTTTTATTTTCTTTCGAACTAAAGAAACAATTGAACTAATGATTAAGATTAAAATAAACAGTCCGAGCACATTTGCAATAAGAGAACAAAGTGGCAAAGCAGCAGGCACAAATACAACTACAGCTAGAAGGACAAAAACCAAACCGAAAACGACATTAAAGGCAAGGTATATAAAACGGCTATGTTCTTTAATTTTCAAGAACACTTCGCTATACTTACCTAATAAGATACCGGTTGACATTGCAAAGATCAACACCGCATGCTGAGAAACCCAACCACCACTTGGATCGATATATTTATAAAAAAAGCCATCCAATGACAATTGCATACAGCCTACAAACAAAACATATAGACTATAATATAAAAAAGTACGCTCTCGAAGTGCATAATAAAAGAAGAAGTATATAATGGCAGCAATAAGTAAGATCCCATAAAAAATTCCGAAAATAAATTGCTCAAAAGCAGTAGCATCATTAAAACTATCCGAATCACTCAAAAGTAAAGGCATCTTAATCACCTCACCATCACTCTTGATATGCAAATACAAATCTACCTTTGAATTGGGTTGTATATCGAGTTTAAAAATGGTTTTACGACTACGGTAGGCGCGATCCTTAAACGGCATATTATCACCACTAACTGCTTTGGTCATGATACCGGTTTTGGAGTTCACCACGTACAATTCCACACGATCTGTGATAGGCCTTGCTGTTTCGAAATAATAATTTAAATGGGTATTGGTAGCATTTTGAAGCGGAATCTTGGTCCACCAATAGTGATTGGTGAAACCTAAATCGTCTGATTTTGGATTCATTACAGTAGGTTGTAATGCATCAAAGTCACGAATAACTTGTTTAACATCTAATTGTTTGAGTCCAACATCAACAACAGTTGCATAAGGTTGAAGCGAAATAGATTCTGGTATTGCGTCTTTTTGGAATACATACTGCCCTTGCACCACTGTAAAAAACAGCAGAGCAACAAATAGTAGGATCGTATTACAATTAGTCTTGGGGCTAAATAATTGCATAGATTTGTTTTATGTTTAACTAATCTACGTTAAATGTTTTTCTTAGGTTTTAAGAACCTTAAACTTTAACTAAAAAAACGTTAAAGTGCACACGGCACATACTAAAATTATAGGCGAGCCGTTTGGCTACGCCGTTTTTTGGAACAATTAAAAAAGTGTTCTATTTCGCCATATCGATTAGAATGCCAATCATTTTAAAAAAGACGTACCTTTGATGGTATTCATTTTAAAACTTTACTTATGCAACTTGTTTTTGCTTCGAATAATAAAAACAAAATCAAAGAAATTCAACAACTTCTTCCGGCAACGATCCAAATTCTAAGTCTAAGCGACATAGGCTGTACCGAAGAAATTCCAGAAACGGCAGCCACTATTGAAGGGAACGCCATATTGAAAGCCAATTATGTAACTGAAAAATATGGTTACAATTGTTTTGCAGACGATACAGGACTAGAAGTTGATGCACTTGACGGTGCACCCGGAGTCTATTCTGCACGTTATGCAGGCGAACCGTCAGATTCAAATGCAAATATGGATAAATTATTACTGAATCTAAAAAACACTGACAACCGAAAAGCACAGTTTAAAACCATCATCACACTGAACCTGAATGGCAAACATACCTTATTTGAAGGTATTGCAGCAGGAAGCATCACTACAGAACGATCAGGCTCAGAGGGTTTTGGCTACGACCCTATCTTTCGACCAAAAGGTTATGATGACACCTTTGCCGAGATGTCTGCGAACCTTAAAAACGAGATAAGTCACAGAGGAAAAGCCACACGCTTATTGATCGACCATTTAAACCGACTCTAATTATTGCTTTATGTCACAACATTTTGAAAAATAATTTGATTCATCAGACTATTTTGGGTTGCATAAAACAAAATCAGAAGCGAAATTTAAGGTTACCAAAATATAACATTCTGATTATCAAATGGCAATAAATCATTAAAACTTAAATCTTCATTAGTTTATATCGATTATTAACAGTACTTTTGCACCCTATTTAAAATTACATATGAATAAATTTGAACAATTAGGATTGAGTGAATCGTTACTGAAAGCGATTTTAGATCTAGGATTTGAAAATCCGAGCGAAGTACAGGAGAAAGCGATTCCCCTATTATTGGAAAAAGATACAGATATGGTTGC encodes the following:
- a CDS encoding HipA family kinase — translated: MISKFNLRTVNVTRYITPLREGGSLPALAEADDDFKYVLKFKGAGHGVKALIAELIGGEIARVLKLRIPELVYANLEEAFGRTEADEEIQDLLQGSQGLNLALHFLSGAINFDPVVTTVEPLMASQIVWLDAFITNVDRTFRNTNMLIWHKELWLIDHGASLYFHHSWTNWEKHAQSPFALIKDHVLLPQAAQLAAVDTAFKAILTDEVLLEIVKLIPIEWLQWEDVEATPEELREVYFQFLSIRLKHSDNFVKEAQDAREKLI
- a CDS encoding FMN-binding glutamate synthase family protein, which gives rise to MRKQFFILGFTLLIITALVYYYLKIGFLLLVILPILLVIGYYNSVQKKHAILRNFPVLGYARYLFELIAPEIQQYFIERSTDGKPFSRNERSLVYQRAKNIDSNTPFGTQLDLNQNHYEGIKHSIFPSVVNEDLPRVWVGGADCKQPYHASLLNISAMSFGSLSENAIMALNKGAQKGHFYHNTGEGGLTEFHLQGGDITWQIGTGYFGCRTAEGTFDAGKFSEKSNLPSVKMIEIKLSQGAKPGHGGVLPAAKNTEQIAKIRGVQPNITIFSPPSHSAFKDSKGLISFIKELRTLSNGKPIGFKLCIGDTAEFESLCIEMIAADCYPDFITVDGAEGGTGAAPLEFSDGVGMPFEPALIFVNKTLIAYKIRDKIRVIGSGKIISGYAVLRAIALGADLCNSARGFMFSLGCIQALRCHNNQCPTGVATQDKMLMKGLVVTDKFERVFHFHKNTLHAANELLAATGKTSFADMDISIFMRGDEFSHLSDLYFPDNLRKHTTLQ
- a CDS encoding aminotransferase class I/II-fold pyridoxal phosphate-dependent enzyme, which produces MVKDLFERIQNNKGPLGKWASQAEGYFVFPKLEGDLGPRMKFQGKEVLNWSLNDYLGLANHPEVRKADADAALEFGAAAPMGARMMSGHTKYHEQLENELAAFVMKESAYLLNFGYQGMVSIIDALVTRNDVIVYDVDGHACIIDGVRLHAGKRFTYKHNDIESMEKNLQRATKIASETGGGILFITEGVFGMRGQQGKLKEIVEMKKKYNFRLLVDDAHGFGTLGKTGAGAGEEQGVQDEIDVYFSTFAKSMANIGAFVAADKEIIDYLKYNLRSQMFAKALPMIQTIGSLKRLELLRNHPELKDKLWENVNALQNGLKSKGFNIGDTNTCVTPVYLEGSVPEAMVMVNDLRENYGIFLSIVIYPVIPKGIILLRVIPTASHSLSDIDLTLTSFEAIREKLVNGTYKEIASKTKVDLDAAEVE
- a CDS encoding GTP cyclohydrolase, with protein sequence MITIQEVKTKKELTAYIKFPFELYKDNEFWVPPIIADELETFDKTKNPAFENAEAYYYVALKNNKIVGRIAAIINWEEVNNQHKNKVRFGWFDVINDIEVTKLLLEKVYELGRKNKLEYVEGPMGFSNLDKVGVLTEGFDQMGTMVTWYNHPYYATHFEKLGFVMEKEYIESKFPFENVKLEYFDKAQELIKRRYQLKELNFKKTKDVLPYVDKMFDLFNASYANLSSFVAITDVQKEYFKKKYISFINPEYIKFVEDKDHNLVAFAIVMPSFSKALQKANGKLFPFGFYHLLNARNNSKDVTFYLIGVHPDYQSKGAHAIIFKEYHTTFTQKGIQNCIRTPELADNHAIHAIWKNFDPKITCRRKTFKKDL
- a CDS encoding DUF3037 domain-containing protein, which produces MQEKNLYEYAVIRVVPRVEREEFLNVGIIVFCKKAKYIKVLHHVAVEKILAMSAEADVEQIVANISAFEKVGHGTKDGGPIAMMDIPSRFRWLTALRSSVIQTSRPHPGLCDDLDRTTARLFEDLVL
- a CDS encoding NYN domain-containing protein, with the translated sequence MSQSDTELKLAVLIDADNVPYSNVKGMMEEITKFGTPTTKRIYADWTKPNANGWKSVLLEHAITPIQQYSYTVGKNSSDSAMIIDAMDLLYSYKVDGFCIVSSDSDFTRLAIRLREGGMKVIGIGEKKTPNSFIVACDRFVYIEVLDGAIKKKTKKPATSSNNTATVNTKKQAPAKTLNTIDIQTIDLIEDTIEDIGDDSGWAFLGDVGNLIVKKKPEFDPRNYGFSKLTPMLKSLTDILEIDERDSDKKGIKHVYVRLKIN